One genomic segment of Helianthus annuus cultivar XRQ/B chromosome 14, HanXRQr2.0-SUNRISE, whole genome shotgun sequence includes these proteins:
- the LOC110904486 gene encoding putative RNA methyltransferase At5g10620, translated as MAMYMMSAVNIKNNQVPNMGTKTRGSKYAGQSIKPLPIHILTVGKTRSPGVQLIVKDYIDKLKPYCPVHDLRIKSNPKNSTEPRVQIENEETGFMNFIKSDDWVVMLDENGKDLRSEEMADMIGDAGNKASGSRLVFCIGGAYGHGLKLRERANVKVKLSSLVLNHEIALVVLVEQLYRAWTILKGQKYHH; from the coding sequence ATGGCTATGTATATGATGAGCGCGGTCAACATAAAGAACAACCAAGTTCCTAATATGGGTACTAAAACTAGAGGATCCAAATACGCTGGTCAATCCATAAAACCACTCCCAATCCACATCCTAACAGTTGGTAAGACCAGATCACCAGGAGTTCAATTGATAGTCAAGGACTATATAGACAAGCTCAAACCTTACTGCCCGGTGCATGACCTTCGCATCAAATCGAACCCCAAGAATTCAACTGAACCAAGGGTCCAGATTGAAAACGAAGAGACGGGTTTCATGAATTTTATTAAGTCAGATGATTGGGTGGTGATGTTGGATGAGAATGGGAAGGACTTGAGGTCAGAAGAAATGGCGGATATGATCGGGGATGCTGGAAACAAAGCAAGTGGTTCGAGATTGGTGTTTTGCATTGGAGGAGCTTACGGGCATGGATTGAAACTAAGGGAGAGAGCCAATGTGAAGGTTAAGTTGTCGTCGTTGGTACTTAATCATGAGATTGCATTGGTTGTGCTTGTTGAGCAACTTTATAGAGCTTGGACTATTCTCAAAGGTCAAAAATACCATCACTAG